CGCGCTGGACAGGCTGGTGGCCGTGGCAGGGCAGGTGTGCGGGCCGGTGCGCCGCGCCACCGCCACGCGGGTGGTGGACGCCCGCACGCGGCGTGAGGCGCTGCAGCGCAAGGTGGGCGCGGGGCTGACGGAGGACGAGTTCTTCGAGCTGGTGGACGGGGAGCAGCTGGGGCACGTGGGACTCGTGGAGTCCGCGGCGCTCGCGGCCCTGGGACTGGGGCTCGATTGCGATGACTACGAAGAAGAAGTAGCCCCCGTGTTCGCCGAGGAGGACATCTCCGGCGGCGCTTTCCCCGTGAAGAAGGGACGCGTGGCGGGCATGTTCCAGTCCGTGGTGGGTTTGGAGGAGGGGCAGGAGCGGGTCCGCCTGGAGCTGACCATCGCCATGGGCGCGGATGATCCAAAGGACCGCATCGAAATCGATGCGGACCCGAAGCTGGTGTTGGAAATCCCGGGGGGAGTGGCGGGCGACCGGGCCACCGCGAATGCGCTGGTGAATGCCGCGCCACGCTTGACGGCTGCCGAAGCAGGGCTCCTCACGGTGCTCGAGCTTCCGGCCGGACGTTAGAGTCAGGAGAGGGATAATGCTGGACAAGAACGCGATCGGCCGCGCCTCGCCGCCGACGCTCAACGAGGTAGAGAAGGGCGCCATCCGCCGCTTCGCGGAAGCCATCGGGGACTACAACCCCATCTACTACGACGAGGAGTACGCCCGGGCGTCCGGCTATCCGACCATCATCGCGCCGCCCACGTTCCCCGCGTCCTTCCACTCCGCGGCGGACCTGCGGGAGCTCTTGGGGGTGGGCATCAAGAGCCTGCTGCACGCCGAGCAGGGCTTCGACTACGAGCGGCCCATCTTCGCGGGCGACCGCATCTACGTGTCCACCCGCGTGTCGGATGTCTTCGAGCGCCCCGGCATCTCCGGGCGCATGGACATCGCCGTCATCGAGGACGAGGGCCGCGACGAGGAGGGCAATCTCGTGTTCCGCGCCCGCCGGACGCTGGTGGTCCGCGCCACCAAGGAGACCCCGTGATGCCCGCGCGCAAGCTGTACTTCGAGTCCATCCGCGTCGGCGACGAGCTGCCGGCCCTGGCCAAGGCGCCCGTCGACCGCGTGCAGCTGTCCCGCTATGCCGGCGCCTCCGGCGACTACAACCCCGTCCACGTGGACGAGGTCTACGCCAAGAGCGTGGGCATGCCGAGCGTCTACGCCCCCGGCATGCTCGTCATGGGCATGCTCGGCCAGCTCATCAGCGACTGGGCCCGCGGCGGGCAGATGCGGCGCTACAACGTGCGCTTCATCAAGATGGTGTGGCCGGGCGACACCGTGGTCTGCAAGGGCCGCGTCAGCGACAGGCACGGCACCGGCGGCCGCTACTTCGTCGAAATCGACCTGTGGGCGGAGAACCAGCGCGGGGAGCTGGTGATGAAGGGCGGCTCGCAGATCCAGCTCTTCTACTCGCTGGAGGACGAGAACCGGCAGCGCTCCGGCCAGGCCCCCATCGTGGTGGAGGTGCCCCGCGAGAGCCTGTCCACCGCCGCCCCCGCCACCGCCAGCGGCGCGACGGCCCCCGAGGAGGGCGAGGAGGGCGACGAGCGCCCCACCGGCGCCTCTTCCAAGAAGACGGCTCCCCGCGAGAAGCCGGCCGCCAAGACGGCCTCCCTGCCCACCGCCAAGAAAGCGAAGAAGTAGGCGGTTTTTCCCCGGCTTGACGGGCGGTTCTGACCGCCCCTCAACGCATGGTGTCATTCAGGGTTGACTCAAAAATCAGTCGCCGTCACACTTCCTGCGTCTCATCTGGGCCACTGACCCTCTGTCCTTTCAAACAGGGACGGGCCGTGAGCCGTCACGCAGGAGTGGACATGTCCGCCGGCATCAACACCTACAAGACCGACCTTCGAGAGATCTTCTTCACGCTGTTCGAGCAGTTCGGCTTCGGCCAGGTGTCCGGGCAGGCTCCGTACGAGGCCTGGGGCCCGGACGAGGCCAAGGCGGTGCTGACGGAGACGTACCGCTTCGCGCGTGAGGTGCTGGGGCCCCTCAACTCGGTCGGTGACCGGGAGGGCTGCCGGGTGGAGAACGGGGCCGTCTTCACGCCCACGGGCTTCAAGGACGCGTGGAAGAAGCTGTACGAGCAGGGCTTCAAGACGGTGGGCGTGAGCCCGGAGCACGGCGGCCAGGGCTCGCCGATGATGCTCCAGGTGACGGTGGAGGAGCTGCTCTCCGGCGCCAACACCGCGTTCAACATGTACCCGGGCCTGGCGTTCGGCGCGGCGGAAGTCATCGCCGAGTGCGGCACCCCCGCCCAGCAGAAGCAGTTCGTGGAGCGGATGCTCAACGGCACGTGGGGCGGCACCATGTGCCTCACCGAGCCGCACGCCGGCTCGGACGTGGGCGCGGCCAAGTCCACCGCCCGCCGCAACGGCGACGGCACCTACAACATCCGCGGGACGAAGATCTTCATCTCCGGCGGCGACCACGACATGGCGGAGAACATCATCCACCTCGTGCTCGCGCGCATCGACGGTGCGTCGCCGGGCACCAAGGGCCTGTCGCTGTTCATCGTCCCCAAGCTGCGCATCAACGCGGACGGCAGCCCCGGCCAGCCCAACGACGTGGGCGTGGGCTCCATCGAGCACAAGATGGGCATCAACGGCTCGGCCACCTGTGTCCTCAACTTCGGTGAGAACGACGCGTGTGTGGGCGAGCTCGTGGGCACCGTCGAGCACGTCGGCATGAGCCAGATGTTCAAGATGATGAACGGCGCGCGC
The sequence above is a segment of the Pyxidicoccus xibeiensis genome. Coding sequences within it:
- a CDS encoding NAD(P)H-dependent amine dehydrogenase family protein, whose product is MARAPEGPVPVVVMGLGFIGQEIARAAMSSMEVELIGAVDTQPSLVGRALGDVLGGPAPRVKVVDSLEKAVGKRKGVVLLHATGSRLPQVMDQLLDAMKQGLSVASTCEELAFPYLKYPELADKLDQAAQKAGVAIVGTGVNPGFALDRLVAVAGQVCGPVRRATATRVVDARTRREALQRKVGAGLTEDEFFELVDGEQLGHVGLVESAALAALGLGLDCDDYEEEVAPVFAEEDISGGAFPVKKGRVAGMFQSVVGLEEGQERVRLELTIAMGADDPKDRIEIDADPKLVLEIPGGVAGDRATANALVNAAPRLTAAEAGLLTVLELPAGR
- a CDS encoding MaoC family dehydratase N-terminal domain-containing protein, coding for MLDKNAIGRASPPTLNEVEKGAIRRFAEAIGDYNPIYYDEEYARASGYPTIIAPPTFPASFHSAADLRELLGVGIKSLLHAEQGFDYERPIFAGDRIYVSTRVSDVFERPGISGRMDIAVIEDEGRDEEGNLVFRARRTLVVRATKETP
- a CDS encoding MaoC family dehydratase — protein: MPARKLYFESIRVGDELPALAKAPVDRVQLSRYAGASGDYNPVHVDEVYAKSVGMPSVYAPGMLVMGMLGQLISDWARGGQMRRYNVRFIKMVWPGDTVVCKGRVSDRHGTGGRYFVEIDLWAENQRGELVMKGGSQIQLFYSLEDENRQRSGQAPIVVEVPRESLSTAAPATASGATAPEEGEEGDERPTGASSKKTAPREKPAAKTASLPTAKKAKK